The proteins below are encoded in one region of Ochotona princeps isolate mOchPri1 chromosome 24, mOchPri1.hap1, whole genome shotgun sequence:
- the COQ7 gene encoding 5-demethoxyubiquinone hydroxylase, mitochondrial has product MTCARAAAAGGLWRLRPGARRPLPACGRRIGVRFGSSGMTLDSVNRAAVDRIIRVDHAGEYGANRIYAGQMAVLGRTSVGPIIQKMWDQEKEHLKKFNELMVTLRVRPTVLLPFWNVVGFALGAGTALLGKEGAMACTVAVEESIAHHYNNQIRTLMEEDPERYEELLQVIRKFRDEELEHHDIGLDHDAELAPAYTVLKRIIQAGCSVAISLSERF; this is encoded by the exons ATGACTTGCGCTAGGGCGGCGGCGGCTGGCGGCCTGTGGCGGCTGCGCCCTGGCGCCCGGCGACCCCTCCCAG CTTGCGGGAGAAGAATCGGCGTGAGATTCGGCAGTTCGGGAATGACCTTGGACAGCGTCAACCGGGCGGCCGTGGATCGGATCATCCGTGTGGATCACGCTGGGGAGTATGGTGCGAACCGCATCTACGCGGGGCAGATGGCTGTGCTGGGTCGGACGAGCGTCGGGCCCATCATTCAG AAAATGTGGGATCAGGAAAAGGAGCATTTGAAGAAGTTCAACGAGCTGATGGTGACGCTCAGGGTGCGGCCGACTGTCCTGCTGCCCTTCTGGAATGTGGTGGGCTTTGCGCTGG GGGCAGGCACGGccttgctggggaaggagggcgccATGGCCTGTACCGTTGCCGTGGAGGAGTCCATAGCTCATCACTACAACAATCAGATCAGGACGCTGATGGAGGAGGATCCCGAGAGATACGAGGAGCTCCTACAG GTGATAAGGAAATTTCGGGACGAAGAGCTGGAGCACCATGACATCGGCCTGGACCATGATGCGGAACTG GCCCCAGCCTACACCGTCCTAAAGCGCATCATCCAAGCCGGCTGCAGCGTGGCTATATCCTTGTCAGAAAGATTCTGA